The following coding sequences lie in one Spinacia oleracea cultivar Varoflay chromosome 1, BTI_SOV_V1, whole genome shotgun sequence genomic window:
- the LOC110776952 gene encoding uncharacterized protein has protein sequence MKRPWNDKEDDSSDDDSSSSDTESEAEDGPEKSKSSRKPSEVKSAKRKSGGIDFEALRRHGYKGGLSVLKVPPPKEDPNRDWSWSTGRDRNKDQEESEESYKERQKTRAALADGEELATAITSKEKKSFAQKEKRKRDLGQTSRGKNYVEEEKRTLRDSGVYSGFDC, from the exons ATGAAGAGACCGTGGAATGACAAAGAAGATGATTCATCGGATGATGACTCATCATCAAGTGATACTGAATCAGAAGCTGAAGATGGACCCGAAAAGTCAAAGTCATCACGAAAACCATCCGAAG TAAAATCTGCTAAACGAAAAAGTGGTGGAATTGATTTTGAAGCTTTGAGACGCCATGGGTATAAAGGAGGCCTATCAGTCCTGAAAGTGCCACCACCGAAGGAGGATCCAAATCGAGACTGGTCGTGGTCTACCGGCAGGGATAGGAACAAAGATCAGGAGGAGAGCGAGGAATCATACAAAGAGCGACAGAAAACAAGAGCTGCTTTAGCAGATGGTGAAGAACTCGCAACTGCTATAACTTCAAAAGAGAAGAAGTCCTTTGCTCagaaggaaaaaagaaagagagacCTCGGACAGACTAGTAGAGGAAAGAACTATGTTGAAGAAGAAAAGAGGACGTTAAGGGACAGCGGTGTATATTCTGGTTTCGATTGCTGA
- the LOC110776951 gene encoding protein NRT1/ PTR FAMILY 3.1, with the protein MDLEKISDSHYVEQTMEESPKKKQRGGIRTLPFILANEVCDRFAGVGFHANMITYLTQQLNMPLVQASNTLTNFGGTASFTPLIGALIADSFAGQFWTITIGSIFYQLGMLSITMSAILPKLRPQPCPTQINCQEASSQQLWVLYLSLLLTSIGTGGIRPCVVTFAANQFDMTKSGVAGRKWNYFNCYYFCMGVATLTAFTVIVYIQDNVGWGWGLGIPTGAMTISVIAFVIGYPLYIKLKPAGSPLVRMVQVVVAAWKKRNSPLPSDLCTLYQNKELDAPISTDGRLLHTEQFKWFDKAAILTEGEAKDSKPPSLWSLSTVHRVEELKSIIRVLPIWAAGILLVTASSHQGSFVLTQARTMDRHLSSTFQIPPATLAIFGIVTMLIGLVIYDRVFVPYIRKFTGNPLGLTCLQRMGIGYVINILATIVASLVEKKRKSVATQYHLLDSPTATIPISVFWLVPQFCIHGLAEVFTSVGHLEFLYDQAPESMRSTAIALYCLTTSIGNYLGTLVVTLVHNYTGKQHNWLPDRNINQGRLEYYYLLVSGIQVLNLIYYVMCASLYTYKPLEQVKESDEQQEQVYTHSPPSKVLVQKDGELQLSKGQ; encoded by the exons atggatTTGGAGAAGATATCAGATTCACATTATGTGGAACAAACCATGGAAGAAAGTCCTAAGAAGAAGCAGCGTGGTGGGATTAGAACATTGCCTTTCATTCTCG CAAATGAAGTATGCGACAGATTTGCTGGAGTTGGATTTCATGCAAATATGATAACATACCTGACTCAACAGCTAAACATGCCGCTTGTACAAGCCTCCAACACACTCACCAATTTCGGTGGCACTGCTAGTTTCACACCTCTTATTGGTGCTTTAATAGCCGATTCTTTTGCTGGCCAATTCTGGACTATTACAATCGGTTCTATCTTCTATCAATTG GGGATGCTGAGCATTACAATGTCAGCCATACTTCCAAAACTCCGCCCACAACCATGCCCAACACAAATAAACTGCCAAGAAGCATCATCACAACAACTTTGGGTCTTATACTTATCTCTCCTCCTAACATCAATCGGGACAGGTGGTATTCGGCCTTGCGTAGTGACATTCGCGGCCAACCAATTTGACATGACTAAATCAGGTGTTGCAGGACGCAAATGGAACTATTTCAACTGTTATTACTTCTGTATGGGAGTTGCAACACTAACTGCATTTACTGTAATAGTCTATATTCAAGACAATGTGGGTTGGGGTTGGGGCCTTGGAATACCAACTGGGGCTATGACTATTTCAGTAATAGCCTTTGTGATTGGTTATCCGCTTTATATCAAACTTAAGCCAGCAGGGAGTCCTTTGGTTAGAATGGTTcaagttgttgttgctgcttggAAGAAGAGGAATTCTCCTTTGCCTTCCGACCTTTGTACATTGTACCAAAACAAGGAGCTTGATGCTCCTATCTCTACTGATGGAAGACTTCTGCATACTGAACAATTCAA GTGGTTTGACAAAGCAGCAATACTAACAGAAGGAGAAGCAAAAGATTCAAAACCACCAAGCTTATGGAGTTTATCAACAGTCCACCGAGTAGAGGAACTTAAATCTATAATTCGGGTATTACCAATATGGGCAGCAGGAATTCTACTTGTAACTGCATCATCTCATCAAGGAAGCTTTGTACTCACACAAGCTCGAACAATGGACCGTCATCTTTCCTCTACATTTCAAATACCTCCAGCCACTCTTGCAATCTTCGGCATTGTAACCATGCTCATTGGACTCGTCATCTACGACCGTGTTTTCGTCCCCTATATACGCAAATTCACTGGGAATCCATTAGGGTTAACATGTTTACAACGAATGGGAATTGGATACGTGATCAACATACTCGCAACTATTGTAGCTTCTCTAGTTGAGAAGAAGAGGAAATCAGTTGCTACTCAATATCACCTTTTGGATAGCCCTACAGCTACTATCCCTATTAGTGTGTTTTGGTTAGTCCCACAATTTTGCATTCATGGTTTGGCTGAAGTTTTCACGAGTGTTGGACATCTTGAGTTTTTATATGATCAAGCGCCTGAAAGTATGAGGAGTACTGCTATTGCACTCTATTGTTTAACAAcgtcaattgggaattatttagGGACTTTGGTGGTTACATTGGTTCATAATTATACAGGTAAACAACATAATTGGCTTCCTGATAGGAACATTAACCAAGGAAGGCTGGAGTATTACTATTTGCTGGTTTCTGGTATACAAGTATTAAATCTCATTTATTACGTCATGTGTGCATCATTATACACCTATAAGCCTTTGGAGCAGGTTAAAGAATCTGATGAGCAACAGGAGCAAGTTTATACACATTCTCCACCTTCGAAAGTTTTAGTTCAAAAGGATGGGGAACTTCAACTCTCAAAAGGGCAATAG
- the LOC110776950 gene encoding exocyst complex component SEC15A, whose protein sequence is MNAKTKRRTVVENGDTGTGEDLVLATLIGNGEDLSPLVRHAFETGRPEPLLQQLRHVSKKKEAEIEELCRLHYEEFIIAVDELRGVLVDAEELKAELQTDNFKLQEVGTSLLSKLDELLDSYSIKKNISEAIKMSKMCFQLLELCSKCNSHVSEGKFYPALKTIDLIEKDYLKNIPVRKLGVVVEHKIPAIKLHIEKKVCSEVNEWLVHIRTLAKDIGQTAIAHTSSVRQKDEETKARQREIEENNRSQLPEFAYSLDVEEVDEDLSLKIDLTPIYRAYHIHKCLAVGERFREYYYNNRLAQLNSDLQIFSSQPFLESHQTFLGQVAGYFIVEDRVLRTAGGLLEESQVETMWETAVSKIISVVGGQFSQMNNAAHFLLIKDYMTLFGTTLRHHGYEVNSLLETINGTKDKYSKLLMEECRKQLSDIVANDSFDQMLLKKESDYQANVLSFQLQTSDIMPAFPYVAPFSSMVPEACRVVRSFIKDFVDYLSSGGDANLYDAVRKCLDTLLIDVLNEVILDKINDTSIGVSKAMQIAANVAFLEKACDFFVKTASHLCGVPTRSVDHPQSTLTAKVVLKTSRDAAYMALLSLVNTQLDEFMSLPENINWIPDDVPENGHEYMNEVMIYLDTLLSTAQQILPTDALYKVGSGALEHISNSITSAFLSDSVKRFNANAVEAINNDLEILEHFADQRFESTGLSEDYKDGHFRYYLIEVRQLINLLRSNTAESFMNPVIRQKNYHTLEIKKIAVICDKFKDSADSLFGSLSNRNAKTSARKKSMDILKRRMRDFS, encoded by the coding sequence ATGAATGCTAAAACAAAAAGGAGAACTGTAGTAGAAAATGGTGATACCGGGACTGGTGAGGACTTGGTCCTTGCTACATTGATAGGGAATGGGGAGGATTTGAGTCCTCTTGTCCGGCATGCCTTTGAAACGGGGCGTCCTGAGCCACTTCTTCAGCAGCTGAGGCATGTGTCGAAGAAAAAGGAAGCGGAGATtgaagagttatgcagacttcaCTATGAGGAATTCATTATTGCTGTAGATGAGCTTCGTGGAGTGCTTGTTGATGCCGAGGAGCTGAAAGCTGAGCTCCAAACTGATAACTTTAAATTGCAAGAGGTTGGGACTTCTCTCTTGTCTAAACTTGATGAGCTTCTGGATTCATATTCAATAAAGAAGAATATAAGTGAAGCAATTAAGATGTCTAAGATGTGCTTTCAATTATTGGAGCTTTGTTCAAAGTGTAATTCCCATGTGTCTGAGGGAAAATTTTATCCTGCACTGAAGACTATCGATTTGATTGAGAAGGATTACCTGAAAAATATTCCTGTCAGAAAGCTGGGAGTGGTAGTGGAACACAAAATTCCAGCCATAAAGTTGCATATTGAGAAAAAAGTTTGCAGTGAAGTTAATGAATGGCTAGTTCATATCAGGACCTTGGCCAAGGATATTGGACAGACAGCAATAGCTCACACTTCATCAGTGCGTCAGAAAGATGAAGAAACAAAGGCTCGGCAgagagaaattgaagaaaataatcGTTCGCAGCTACCTGAGTTTGCATACAGTTTAGATGTTGAAGAGGTAGATGAGGATTTGAGTTTGAAAATTGATCTTACTCCTATTTACAGGGCATATCATATCCACAAATGCCTTGCTGTCGGGGAACGGTTTCGGGAATACTACTATAATAATCGGTTGGCGCAACTCAATTCAGACTTGCAGATCTTTTCATCGCAGCCATTTCTTGAATCTCATCAAACCTTTTTGGGCCAGGTTGCTGGCTATTTTATAGTGGAAGACCGTGTTCTCAGGACTGCGGGAGGTTTACTGGAAGAAAGTCAGGTTGAGACAATGTGGGAAACTGCTGTTTCTAAGATCATTTCTGTGGTTGGGGGGCAATTTTCCCAGATGAATAATGCAGCACATTTCCTTCTTATCAAAGATTATATGACACtttttggtacgacattgagaCATCATGGATATGAAGTGAATTCCCTCCTTGAGACTATTAATGGCACCAAAGATAAGTATAGCAAGCTTCTTATGGAAGAGTGCCGCAAACAGCTTTCTGATATAGTTGCTAATGATAGCTTTGATCAAATGTTGTTGAAAAAAGAATCTGACTACCAGGCAAATGTACTCTCTTTTCAACTGCAGACATCAGACATTATGCCCGCCTTCCCATATGTTGCACCTTTCTCTTCCATGGTACCAGAAGCTTGCCGTGTTGTCAGATCATTCATAAAGGACTTTGTAGATTACTTATCTTCTGGTGGGGATGCCAATCTTTATGATGCTGTGAGGAAGTGCCTTGATACTTTATTGATCGACGTACTTAATGAAGTCATACttgataaaattaatgacacCTCCATTGGCGTATCAAAAGCAATGCAGATTGCTGCAAATGTGGCTTTCCTTGAAAAAGCCTGTGATTTTTTCGTGAAAACTGCATCACATCTTTGTGGAGTTCCCACACGTTCAGTTGACCATCCTCAATCTACTCTAACAGCTAAGGTGGTTCTAAAAACATCAAGAGATGCTGCATATATGGCTCTGCTGAGTTTGGTTAACACACAGCTGGATGAGTTTATGTCACTCCCTGAAAATATCAATTGGATACCAGATGATGTACCTGAAAATGGACATGAGTACATGAATGAGGTGATGATTTATCTTGATACTCTCTTGTCAACTGCCCAGCAAATTCTACCAACGGATGCCTTATACAAGGTTGGAAGTGGCGCTCTTGAGCATATTTCCAATTCTATCACAAGTGCATTTCTTAGTGATAGTGTCAAAAGGTTCAATGCTAATGCGGTTGAGGCCATTAACAATGATCTGGAGATTTTAGAGCACTTTGCTGATCAGCGGTTTGAAAGCACTGGTTTGAGTGAAGATTACAAGGATGGTCATTTTAGATATTACCTGATAGAAGTTCGCCAATTGATAAACCTTCTAAGGAGCAATACAGCAGAAAGCTTCATGAACCCTGTTATCCGGCAGAAGAATTACCATACCTTGGAAATTAAGAAGATTGCTGTTATCTGTGACAAGTTCAAGGACTCCGCGGATAGTCTGTTTGGAAGTCTTTCAAATCGGAATGCAAAAACTAGTGCTCGGAAAAAATCTATGGATATTTTGAAAAGAAGAATGCGGGACTTCAGCTAG